The proteins below are encoded in one region of Flammeovirga kamogawensis:
- a CDS encoding type I restriction-modification system subunit M, giving the protein MITGDLKNKVDNIWETYWNNGISSPITVIEQFSYMLFIKRLDDMQLEKEKKAMITGEAIRKAVYAPEEKILRWSNFKLVTSPKEVYQLFTVPQETANKQTVFSHMKNIGDEGGVFAEFVEHATLEIKGENAPAILDQVIKKIDKLDLTDKDLLGDLYEYMLSKLSAAGTLGQFRTPRHIIKMMVEMTEPQKEDTICDPSTGTAGFLVAANDYMEKNHSDWFADDVFLTHHEKEMFSGLEFDSTMARIGAMNLQMHGISHPRLERKDALSKVNEIKDRFSLILANPPFKGSLNNETVEDYLLKKTNKSKKTELLFLALMLRMMKVGGRTAVIVPDGVLFGSSKAHKEIRKEIIENHKLDAVVSMPSGVFKPYAGVSTAVLFFTKTNSGGTDNVWFYDMKADGFSLDDKRNPVEENDIKDIITRFKNQEGEADRKRTEQSFMVPFEEIKENDWDLSINRYKEIVYEEVEYDAPNVIMDRIKALDKARMEAMVELEKMLG; this is encoded by the coding sequence ATGATTACTGGAGATTTAAAAAATAAAGTTGATAATATTTGGGAGACGTACTGGAACAATGGTATTTCTTCGCCAATTACTGTGATAGAGCAGTTTTCTTATATGTTGTTTATCAAACGATTGGATGATATGCAATTGGAAAAAGAAAAAAAAGCGATGATTACGGGAGAAGCTATACGTAAAGCAGTGTATGCTCCGGAAGAAAAAATATTGCGCTGGAGTAATTTCAAATTAGTGACCTCGCCTAAAGAGGTGTACCAACTTTTTACTGTTCCTCAAGAGACTGCCAATAAGCAAACAGTGTTTTCACACATGAAAAACATTGGTGATGAAGGCGGTGTTTTTGCTGAATTTGTAGAGCATGCTACTTTAGAAATTAAAGGAGAAAATGCACCTGCAATCTTAGATCAGGTTATCAAAAAAATAGATAAGTTAGACCTTACAGACAAGGACCTTTTGGGTGATTTGTATGAATATATGCTTTCTAAACTGAGTGCAGCAGGGACTTTAGGGCAGTTTAGAACTCCTCGTCATATTATTAAGATGATGGTGGAAATGACTGAACCCCAAAAGGAGGATACTATTTGTGATCCTTCTACTGGAACAGCAGGTTTCTTGGTAGCAGCCAATGACTATATGGAAAAGAATCATTCCGATTGGTTTGCTGATGATGTTTTCCTTACACATCATGAGAAAGAGATGTTCAGTGGGTTGGAGTTTGACAGTACTATGGCACGTATTGGTGCTATGAACCTGCAAATGCATGGTATTTCACATCCACGTTTGGAGCGTAAGGATGCATTGAGTAAAGTGAATGAAATCAAAGATCGTTTTTCGCTTATTTTAGCCAATCCTCCTTTTAAAGGGTCCCTAAATAATGAGACTGTAGAGGACTATTTACTAAAGAAAACCAACAAGTCTAAAAAAACAGAATTGTTGTTTTTGGCGTTGATGCTTCGTATGATGAAAGTAGGTGGAAGAACAGCAGTGATTGTTCCTGATGGTGTATTGTTTGGTAGTAGCAAAGCGCACAAAGAGATCCGAAAAGAAATTATTGAAAATCATAAATTGGATGCCGTAGTGAGTATGCCTTCGGGAGTATTTAAACCGTATGCTGGGGTAAGTACAGCAGTGTTGTTCTTTACTAAAACCAATAGTGGAGGTACGGATAATGTGTGGTTCTATGATATGAAAGCCGATGGTTTCAGTTTAGACGATAAGCGTAATCCTGTAGAAGAAAACGATATCAAAGACATCATTACCCGTTTCAAAAATCAAGAAGGAGAAGCCGACAGAAAACGTACTGAACAGTCGTTTATGGTGCCTTTTGAGGAAATCAAGGAGAACGATTGGGATTTATCCATCAATCGCTACAAAGAAATAGTCTATGAAGAGGTGGAATACGATGCTCCCAATGTAATTATGGACCGTATCAAGGCTTTGGATAAGGCAAGAATGGAAGCTATGGTTGAACTTGAGAAAATGTTGGGGTAA
- a CDS encoding ubiquinol-cytochrome C chaperone family protein, which yields MNYYNTLNLLKTCNNEDLQFLVDKLEDTETNKLISYESYEKHKNNPKMYVDAIYNEIREFGGNTFMNLYRGKGVPYKEVITDVAKHLKVENRSSDLIELERQVLAKVLESAIENLSEKEKDNLFSELSQKDIDLSKLSHLSYLKILTTNPYVLQQTLKYFLSFGAKNIGSKAFMMAGGPIGWIATGAWLAFDLSSPAKRVTIPCVIHIAALRLSRMNDDNNKKYNKYM from the coding sequence ATGAACTATTACAATACATTGAACTTACTAAAAACTTGTAATAATGAGGATCTTCAATTTTTAGTAGATAAACTTGAAGATACCGAGACTAACAAGCTTATAAGTTATGAAAGCTACGAAAAGCATAAAAACAACCCTAAAATGTATGTAGATGCCATTTATAATGAAATAAGAGAATTTGGAGGAAATACTTTTATGAATTTGTATAGAGGTAAAGGAGTTCCTTATAAAGAAGTCATAACTGATGTTGCTAAACATTTAAAAGTTGAAAATAGATCTTCTGATTTAATAGAGTTAGAACGTCAAGTTTTAGCAAAAGTATTAGAGTCGGCAATAGAAAATTTATCAGAAAAAGAAAAAGACAATCTATTTTCAGAATTATCACAAAAAGATATAGACCTATCTAAGCTATCACATTTATCTTATTTGAAGATACTAACGACAAATCCTTATGTATTGCAACAAACTTTAAAATACTTTTTAAGTTTTGGAGCTAAAAATATAGGAAGTAAAGCTTTCATGATGGCAGGAGGTCCAATAGGTTGGATTGCAACAGGAGCATGGCTTGCTTTTGATCTATCATCACCTGCAAAAAGAGTCACAATTCCTTGTGTGATTCACATAGCAGCCCTTCGTTTATCAAGGATGAATGATGATAATAATAAGAAATACAATAAATATATGTAA
- a CDS encoding helix-turn-helix transcriptional regulator has product MPINKNALLRYQVLDECFRNSGREYWINDLIDECERVLEEHYGYEEDPKTGKLKHKITISRRQILKDIDFMESEAGYKMDIQRKIKNRRAYFYYEDRTQSINNKKMTQEEANQIRDLIFTFNRFKNIEGYEWLNTTAAQLTEEFKLEKGNEGGIAFQGNSSLKGEKYISVLHRAIQHHKPLKVEYKTFSGGKLYSLQLSPYFLKQYNNRWFLFAQSDKYPSLTNIALDTIENIEELSSDLFIPNTSYNFDTYFDEILGVTIPDDKKIEEIVLNISSDRWRYIKNKPFHSSQEVILEDLELGTAQIKLKLMINHELITKIFEQAHGLEVVSPKRLRDSIIERAEKMLGLNK; this is encoded by the coding sequence ATGCCTATCAATAAAAATGCTTTATTGAGATACCAAGTCCTAGATGAATGCTTTAGAAATAGTGGACGTGAATATTGGATTAACGATCTTATTGATGAATGTGAACGTGTATTAGAGGAACATTATGGATATGAAGAGGACCCAAAAACTGGAAAGCTTAAGCATAAAATTACTATATCAAGAAGACAGATTCTGAAAGATATAGATTTTATGGAAAGCGAGGCAGGCTACAAAATGGATATCCAAAGAAAGATAAAGAATAGGAGAGCTTATTTTTATTATGAAGACCGAACGCAAAGTATAAATAACAAGAAAATGACACAAGAAGAAGCCAATCAAATCAGAGATTTGATCTTTACCTTTAACCGTTTTAAAAATATAGAAGGCTATGAATGGTTAAATACTACTGCTGCACAACTAACAGAAGAGTTTAAGTTGGAGAAAGGAAATGAAGGCGGTATCGCTTTCCAAGGTAACTCTTCTTTGAAAGGGGAAAAGTATATTTCTGTATTGCATAGGGCAATTCAGCATCACAAACCTTTGAAAGTAGAATATAAAACGTTTTCAGGAGGAAAATTGTACTCCCTTCAGCTTAGTCCTTATTTCTTAAAGCAGTACAATAACAGGTGGTTCTTATTTGCACAAAGTGATAAATATCCGAGTCTTACTAATATAGCATTGGATACTATTGAAAACATAGAGGAGTTATCAAGCGATCTATTTATTCCAAATACTTCCTATAATTTTGATACGTATTTTGATGAGATTTTAGGGGTAACTATTCCTGATGATAAAAAAATAGAAGAAATAGTATTGAATATTTCTTCGGACCGTTGGAGGTATATCAAAAATAAACCCTTCCATTCCTCTCAAGAAGTGATTTTGGAAGATTTAGAGTTAGGTACTGCACAAATCAAATTGAAATTGATGATCAATCATGAGTTGATAACGAAAATTTTTGAACAGGCACATGGTTTGGAAGTAGTTAGTCCTAAACGTTTAAGAGATAGTATTATTGAGAGAGCAGAGAAAATGTTAGGACTAAATAAGTAA
- a CDS encoding restriction endonuclease subunit S, which yields MVSEKVKNIIRQVRGVSFKGDASIDTFEEGYIPILRSNNIGEGTINFDNLIYIKNDLVKEDQKLKKGDILITASTGSLNVIGKNGSFNNDYDGSFGAFCKVVRPLEDKVYPQYLKYFFQSSYYRTTIKSVINGANINNIKNEHIDDLKIPLRPLPEQKRIASLLDAADRNRRLNQELIKEYNRLTQSIFLEMFGDPVSNPMGWEKVKLGDFIEIKHGFAFKSENFVKDSDFKLLTPGHFFENGGFKDIGVKQKFYDGEFPSEYLLGKGDLLVAMTEQAYGLLGSTLLVPEEKTFLHNQRLGLIDFDSNVLNKIFVYYLFNQKSIRSQIQMSATGTKVRHTSPKKIYEVEFSIPSFDLQNQFANRITLIEDQKRLAEESLAASEDLFNALLQEVFAK from the coding sequence ATGGTTTCTGAAAAAGTAAAAAATATAATAAGACAAGTAAGGGGTGTCTCATTTAAAGGTGATGCTTCAATTGATACTTTTGAGGAAGGGTATATTCCAATTTTACGATCAAATAATATTGGTGAAGGAACAATTAATTTTGATAACTTAATTTACATAAAAAATGATTTAGTAAAGGAAGATCAAAAATTAAAAAAAGGAGATATTTTAATTACTGCATCAACTGGCAGTTTAAATGTAATTGGTAAAAATGGTTCATTCAATAATGATTATGATGGATCTTTTGGTGCATTTTGTAAAGTAGTTAGACCTCTAGAAGATAAGGTGTATCCACAATATCTTAAATACTTTTTTCAATCGAGTTATTACAGAACCACTATTAAATCTGTAATCAATGGAGCGAACATCAATAATATTAAAAACGAACATATTGATGATCTAAAAATCCCCCTTCGCCCCCTTCCCGAACAAAAACGCATCGCCAGCTTATTAGATGCCGCAGACCGAAACCGTCGCCTCAACCAAGAGTTGATCAAAGAATACAACCGTTTAACTCAGAGTATCTTTTTGGAGATGTTTGGGGATCCTGTTAGTAATCCGATGGGGTGGGAGAAGGTGAAGTTGGGAGATTTTATTGAGATAAAACATGGTTTTGCATTTAAAAGTGAGAACTTTGTTAAAGATTCTGATTTTAAATTATTAACTCCTGGACATTTTTTTGAAAATGGAGGTTTTAAAGATATTGGTGTAAAGCAAAAGTTCTATGATGGAGAATTCCCTTCAGAATATTTATTGGGTAAGGGAGATTTATTAGTAGCAATGACTGAACAAGCCTATGGATTATTGGGTAGTACACTATTAGTACCAGAAGAGAAGACATTTTTACATAATCAACGATTAGGTTTAATTGATTTTGATAGTAATGTTTTAAATAAAATATTTGTGTATTACCTATTTAATCAGAAATCTATTAGATCGCAAATACAGATGTCAGCGACAGGTACAAAAGTGCGTCATACATCACCAAAAAAAATATATGAAGTAGAATTTTCTATTCCATCTTTTGACCTCCAAAACCAATTCGCCAACCGCATCACTCTCATCGAAGATCAAAAGCGATTAGCCGAGGAAAGCTTGGCAGCCTCTGAGGATTTATTTAATGCGTTGTTGCAGGAGGTGTTTGCTAAGTAA
- a CDS encoding sigma-70 family RNA polymerase sigma factor, with translation MSTLTLPSRESSLNSLRHSIQFTSKIEKVITALELETIADLIDCTKYKNSFNRGIQSEFHSFQLTIRDLIEEKIPKNLSRDSLITALDLFLEPCTKRERIIKAHELKKIEELLNCNAYLSIKGVKDQYQDEFYALQTSLRAYFGEEPLSDPTIVEMPEEIKDISLNDVKEFDDRNFIDALIKNNITTIGEMGGTSEREFKNIKSLGVGKFKKLTALKDKAIQEQELLLHIYHKNTKVFVIGEQTFDFDREQTLYEIIQIVINDFLNYVTERDNEILSYYYGVGRAKGKSYMLKDIGVVLGITGERVRQEKVKLFKELFIPLLEGKTIATKAGYQIRCDEEIVNYIQQYKEQVESDSILTLKTLIEIFGEVSNIELIEDIFNIQEVKGFTAKTSTRFFIKNEEDKNVYKKLITTIYKLIDNHTLSISETDLLFEIKSKYPKISREAILNVTQSIQEVERIMNEEEVRYQIYFNNITNINEAIARILFEKGEKMDANQIYIEYNKRKLLEGNKEMDYDKFRLRMPGSPLVKAHGKRGIFSLKEWGLESKPIKDLILDTFKEEGNYRPLSVKEIKAYVKTRNNSLSELSINTCIGIYLVKLKSGNYITETMKPSYIKEVIMVGEHKKRDLENTIRQQFKDVITKNGGSYPCRQLKAKLKEIGMAAPTIHNYLSNRLHFGVIEKEGEEYYTAIQSEEEKQRTTILSSIKNYLEGRKTPVPKKEIVTALHTKFNYSKTTVGIYLSGQRTSELVKKKIDGKAHYLLPEYTEEYEQKIFQNEVIDLLKEKGLNPNSNVFNNMHKFLEHSTGINDIEGLHERIYPNIYNFIMKYREEGEHKVHRINIITQLATCMEPFTRKILYVSNPYKSSEYERLEPRNQGLGTLFYELGLYHHSHPLKPLFHRANDNRNLESHTAQQMTSEEIENLFTLFIFLYFYLVHQNRISIDRLS, from the coding sequence ATGTCAACACTAACTTTACCTTCAAGAGAATCATCTCTAAACTCTTTAAGACATTCTATTCAATTTACTTCCAAAATAGAAAAAGTTATTACAGCACTAGAATTGGAAACAATTGCAGATCTGATTGACTGTACAAAATACAAAAATAGCTTTAACAGAGGTATACAATCTGAATTTCATTCATTCCAACTGACAATAAGAGATTTAATAGAAGAGAAAATACCTAAAAATTTATCAAGAGATTCACTTATTACTGCATTAGATTTATTTTTAGAACCTTGTACCAAAAGAGAAAGGATCATCAAAGCTCATGAGCTCAAGAAAATTGAAGAGTTATTAAATTGTAATGCTTATTTAAGTATAAAGGGAGTAAAAGATCAATATCAGGATGAATTTTATGCACTTCAAACTTCCCTCAGAGCATATTTTGGAGAGGAACCTCTTTCTGACCCCACTATTGTTGAAATGCCTGAGGAGATTAAAGATATTTCATTAAATGATGTTAAAGAGTTTGATGATCGCAATTTTATTGATGCACTTATAAAAAATAATATTACGACAATCGGTGAAATGGGTGGAACCTCCGAAAGAGAGTTTAAAAATATAAAGAGTTTAGGAGTTGGAAAGTTTAAGAAGTTAACAGCTTTAAAAGATAAAGCTATTCAGGAACAAGAGCTGTTATTGCATATTTACCATAAAAATACAAAGGTTTTCGTAATTGGAGAGCAAACTTTTGATTTTGACAGAGAACAGACACTCTATGAAATTATACAAATTGTTATTAACGACTTCTTAAACTATGTAACTGAAAGAGACAATGAAATTTTATCCTATTACTACGGAGTTGGCAGAGCTAAAGGAAAAAGCTATATGCTTAAAGATATTGGGGTAGTATTAGGAATTACGGGAGAAAGAGTCAGACAAGAAAAAGTAAAGCTATTTAAAGAATTATTTATTCCATTATTGGAAGGTAAAACTATAGCAACAAAAGCAGGTTATCAAATCAGATGTGATGAAGAAATTGTCAATTATATCCAACAATATAAAGAACAAGTAGAATCAGACTCTATACTTACATTAAAGACTTTAATTGAAATATTTGGAGAGGTAAGTAATATAGAATTGATAGAAGATATTTTTAATATTCAGGAAGTAAAAGGCTTTACAGCCAAAACATCTACTCGTTTCTTTATTAAGAATGAAGAAGATAAGAATGTCTATAAGAAACTAATAACTACCATTTACAAGTTAATAGATAATCATACCCTTTCTATTAGCGAGACAGATCTTTTATTTGAGATTAAAAGTAAATATCCCAAAATAAGCAGAGAAGCTATACTTAATGTTACGCAATCTATACAAGAAGTAGAAAGAATAATGAACGAGGAAGAGGTTCGTTATCAAATCTATTTCAATAATATTACCAATATCAATGAAGCTATAGCAAGAATACTTTTTGAAAAAGGTGAAAAAATGGATGCAAACCAGATCTATATAGAATATAATAAAAGAAAGCTTTTAGAGGGTAATAAAGAAATGGATTATGATAAATTCCGTCTGCGTATGCCAGGTTCTCCATTGGTTAAAGCACATGGAAAAAGAGGTATCTTTTCTTTAAAAGAATGGGGGCTAGAAAGTAAACCGATTAAAGATCTAATTTTAGATACTTTTAAAGAAGAAGGGAATTACAGACCTCTTTCTGTAAAGGAGATCAAAGCATATGTGAAAACACGAAATAATTCTCTTTCTGAATTATCCATTAACACCTGTATCGGAATTTATTTAGTAAAGTTGAAATCAGGTAACTATATCACTGAAACAATGAAACCGAGTTATATTAAAGAGGTTATAATGGTTGGTGAACATAAAAAAAGGGATCTTGAAAATACTATACGACAACAGTTTAAGGATGTTATAACTAAAAATGGAGGAAGCTATCCTTGTCGCCAGCTAAAAGCAAAATTAAAGGAGATAGGTATGGCAGCACCTACTATTCATAATTACTTAAGTAATCGATTACATTTTGGTGTTATCGAAAAAGAGGGGGAAGAGTATTATACTGCTATACAATCTGAAGAGGAAAAACAAAGGACTACAATATTATCTTCTATCAAAAACTACTTAGAAGGTAGAAAAACTCCAGTTCCCAAGAAAGAAATTGTAACAGCTCTACATACAAAATTTAACTATTCTAAAACCACTGTTGGAATCTATTTATCAGGCCAAAGAACAAGTGAATTAGTTAAGAAAAAAATAGATGGAAAAGCACATTACTTATTGCCTGAATATACGGAAGAATACGAGCAAAAAATATTTCAAAATGAAGTAATAGATCTTTTGAAAGAGAAAGGATTAAACCCAAATAGTAACGTGTTCAACAATATGCATAAGTTCTTAGAACACTCTACAGGTATAAATGATATTGAAGGATTACATGAGCGTATTTATCCTAATATTTATAATTTTATTATGAAGTATAGAGAAGAGGGTGAGCATAAGGTGCATCGAATAAATATTATTACTCAACTGGCAACATGTATGGAACCTTTCACAAGAAAAATATTATATGTTTCAAACCCCTATAAGTCTTCGGAATATGAGCGTCTTGAACCAAGAAATCAAGGTTTAGGAACGTTATTTTATGAATTAGGTTTATACCATCATTCGCACCCCTTAAAGCCATTGTTTCATAGAGCGAATGACAACAGAAATTTAGAATCACATACTGCCCAGCAGATGACATCAGAAGAAATAGAAAACCTGTTTACATTATTTATATTTCTATATTTCTATTTAGTTCATCAAAATAGAATATCGATTGATAGATTAAGCTAG
- a CDS encoding DEAD/DEAH box helicase family protein, with the protein MSNFNLLKETDFPRKIYNNATNAERNIYAAPSLSAVACRNALECTVNYIFSQEDFFFDRDERLVDKLKNSEFYDFILDNCGHSTHLELKQIRLTGNNGAHDAEKNVSSDDSFRAVKNIFRLLKNLSAVYFDFDELDLKFNESFIPPPNQVNNLKQKIQDLEKEQHNYNHELAQEREDKQQLEEKVKVLLEEQKRLAHKIQTKEGEGEETTLLKKKTEHLEKQLLEDKANDKALRKAIEELKKEKEVLRKKVRQSRAIEFAPLEFNEEETRKNLIDNQLKEAGWKSFEEGKDIEFKVEGMPESISKTGIGYIDYVLWGDDGKPLAIVEAKRASTNSKIGRHQAVIYAECLDKMFDHRPLIYYTNGFTTYFLDDQFYNDRIVFGFHSKDELLQLHHNRQNKKDLRRYKVNKNIAGRSYQLEALRRVAENFVLTDNKLQLRGFNRQSLLVMATGSGKTRTSAALVEMMVESGWVSKVLFLADRVALVKQAQNAFKEHLPTLSPINLSDADENDAKNARLVFSTYPTMMNKINSVNEETGKRFFGIGHFDLIIIDEAHRSVYQKFRSIFQYFDSLLVGLTATPRNEIDRNTYSLFNIEDGTPTYAYELDTAIDDKYLVPPKGRSIALKYPTEGIKYNQLSVEDREEYEEKMAEAYGEDNIPEEVKGSAFNGWFFNTSTQDLILTELMENGIKVDDGDKIGKTIIFARNHRHAEFIKERFDINYPQYGPYFCQVIHNKTKNAQDLLERFCDEIEVQEPQIAVSVDMMDTGVDAPMVLNLVFAKLVRSHTKYWQMIGRGTRLCEDLLGIGEHKKEFMIFDCCGNFEYFEDNLTPKDTALPKSISQKYFETLVDFSYYLLYKNENTIEEERELAKGYIQSLCVAIKELDQTRIDVRQALEMVIKYSRLDQWSVGNIANVDTKAAEIKSTLSGLYFLSGDQYAKQFDLLVLYLQYLWAANDPQKENLQEKVIQTATTLESLGNIPAVQKKLPFIRQIKTDDYWTAPSQKQLERIRTELRDLIRLIPKEDQKIIYTAIKGDFIIMDRPEATNTIIGNSGTGEDMKNYREKVYEFFTKNRNHTSIHKLVNNLNINHGDITALEKILIEELGTQEEYKTYFEDKPYGQLVRETLGLSDEAVDNVFYDFVNQNALNVNQRTMLEAIKKKIKAKGIVEITEVMSAKLNAKTEFYELFEMDDLQTIKQIILNLNNNVNPQSLQA; encoded by the coding sequence ATGAGTAATTTCAATCTTTTAAAAGAAACAGACTTTCCTAGAAAAATTTACAATAACGCAACTAATGCTGAACGTAATATTTATGCTGCTCCCTCTCTTTCTGCTGTTGCTTGTAGAAATGCCTTAGAGTGTACTGTAAATTATATTTTTAGTCAAGAAGATTTTTTCTTTGATAGAGATGAGAGACTGGTTGACAAATTAAAAAATTCTGAATTTTATGATTTTATATTAGATAACTGCGGACACTCTACACATTTAGAATTAAAACAAATTAGATTAACAGGAAATAATGGAGCACATGATGCTGAAAAAAATGTATCATCTGATGATAGTTTTAGGGCAGTAAAAAATATATTCCGTTTACTTAAAAACCTTTCGGCAGTTTATTTTGATTTTGATGAATTAGATCTAAAGTTTAATGAATCGTTTATTCCACCACCTAACCAAGTAAATAATTTAAAGCAAAAGATTCAAGATTTAGAAAAGGAACAACATAACTATAATCATGAACTAGCACAAGAAAGGGAAGATAAACAACAATTAGAAGAAAAGGTAAAGGTACTTCTTGAAGAACAGAAACGCCTAGCTCATAAAATACAAACGAAAGAAGGAGAGGGAGAAGAAACTACTCTTTTAAAGAAAAAAACAGAACATTTAGAAAAACAATTACTAGAGGATAAAGCCAATGATAAGGCTTTAAGGAAAGCTATAGAAGAACTCAAAAAAGAGAAGGAAGTCCTTCGTAAAAAAGTAAGACAGTCAAGAGCTATTGAATTTGCACCTCTTGAATTTAATGAGGAAGAAACTAGAAAGAACTTAATTGATAACCAATTAAAAGAAGCTGGTTGGAAAAGCTTTGAAGAGGGAAAAGATATTGAGTTCAAGGTAGAAGGAATGCCTGAAAGTATCAGTAAAACAGGTATAGGATATATAGATTATGTACTATGGGGAGATGATGGTAAACCATTAGCGATAGTAGAAGCAAAAAGAGCTTCTACGAATAGTAAAATTGGTAGACATCAAGCTGTAATATATGCTGAGTGTTTGGATAAAATGTTCGATCATCGCCCTCTTATTTATTATACTAATGGATTTACAACTTATTTTTTAGATGATCAATTCTATAACGATAGAATAGTTTTTGGTTTCCATTCTAAAGATGAACTGTTACAACTTCATCATAATAGACAAAATAAAAAAGACCTTAGAAGGTATAAAGTCAATAAAAATATTGCAGGTCGTTCTTATCAGCTAGAAGCATTGAGAAGAGTTGCCGAAAATTTTGTTTTGACAGATAATAAGCTACAACTTCGAGGGTTTAATCGTCAGTCTTTACTTGTTATGGCTACAGGTTCAGGAAAAACAAGAACGTCTGCCGCTTTAGTAGAAATGATGGTGGAAAGTGGTTGGGTGTCTAAGGTCCTATTTTTAGCTGATAGGGTAGCTTTAGTAAAACAAGCTCAAAACGCATTTAAAGAACATTTACCTACACTTTCTCCTATCAATTTATCTGATGCAGATGAAAATGATGCTAAAAATGCACGATTAGTATTTTCTACATATCCGACTATGATGAATAAAATCAATTCCGTAAATGAAGAAACAGGTAAACGTTTCTTTGGCATTGGACATTTTGATTTAATCATCATTGATGAAGCACACCGATCTGTTTATCAGAAATTCCGTTCTATATTTCAATATTTTGATAGCTTACTGGTTGGTCTTACCGCTACTCCTCGAAATGAGATTGATAGAAATACTTATTCGCTTTTTAATATAGAAGATGGTACTCCTACTTATGCATATGAATTAGATACTGCCATTGATGATAAGTATCTTGTTCCTCCAAAAGGACGTTCTATTGCTTTAAAATATCCTACGGAGGGCATAAAATACAATCAGCTTTCAGTCGAAGACCGTGAAGAATATGAGGAGAAAATGGCTGAAGCTTATGGTGAAGATAATATTCCTGAAGAGGTAAAAGGTTCTGCATTCAACGGGTGGTTTTTTAATACTTCAACGCAAGATCTCATTTTAACCGAATTAATGGAGAATGGTATTAAGGTTGATGATGGGGATAAAATTGGTAAAACAATTATTTTTGCTCGAAACCACAGGCATGCTGAATTTATTAAAGAAAGGTTTGATATTAATTATCCTCAGTATGGACCATACTTTTGTCAGGTAATTCACAATAAAACCAAAAATGCACAGGATTTACTAGAACGTTTTTGTGATGAAATAGAGGTTCAAGAGCCTCAAATTGCCGTTTCTGTTGATATGATGGATACAGGAGTAGATGCTCCAATGGTGCTTAACCTTGTATTTGCAAAATTAGTACGTTCGCATACCAAATATTGGCAAATGATAGGTAGAGGAACTCGACTATGCGAGGATTTATTGGGTATAGGAGAACACAAGAAAGAATTTATGATTTTCGATTGCTGTGGTAATTTTGAATATTTTGAAGATAACTTGACTCCAAAAGATACAGCTCTTCCTAAGTCTATCTCACAAAAATATTTTGAAACATTAGTAGACTTCTCCTATTATTTACTTTATAAAAATGAAAATACTATTGAGGAAGAAAGGGAGTTGGCAAAAGGTTATATACAATCACTATGTGTAGCTATTAAAGAGTTAGATCAAACACGTATTGATGTTCGACAAGCCTTAGAAATGGTTATTAAATACAGTAGATTAGATCAGTGGTCGGTGGGAAATATTGCTAATGTTGATACGAAAGCAGCAGAAATAAAAAGTACGCTTTCTGGGTTATATTTCCTTTCAGGTGATCAATATGCTAAACAGTTTGATTTATTGGTACTTTATCTGCAATACCTTTGGGCTGCTAATGACCCCCAAAAAGAAAATTTACAGGAAAAAGTGATACAAACGGCAACTACTTTAGAGTCTTTAGGTAATATTCCTGCAGTACAAAAGAAATTACCGTTTATTCGACAAATAAAAACAGATGATTATTGGACTGCTCCTAGTCAAAAGCAATTAGAAAGAATACGTACTGAACTTAGAGATCTTATTAGATTGATCCCGAAAGAAGATCAGAAAATTATTTACACTGCCATCAAAGGTGACTTTATTATTATGGATCGACCTGAGGCTACAAATACAATAATTGGAAATAGTGGTACTGGCGAAGACATGAAAAACTATAGGGAAAAAGTATATGAATTCTTTACTAAAAATAGAAATCATACTTCTATTCATAAGTTAGTGAATAACCTTAATATTAATCATGGTGATATTACAGCTTTAGAAAAAATATTAATTGAAGAACTAGGTACTCAAGAAGAATACAAAACCTATTTTGAAGATAAACCTTATGGGCAATTGGTACGTGAAACTTTAGGTCTTTCCGATGAAGCAGTAGACAATGTATTTTATGATTTTGTAAACCAAAATGCTTTAAATGTCAATCAGCGTACCATGCTTGAGGCAATAAAAAAGAAAATAAAAGCGAAAGGGATTGTGGAAATAACAGAAGTAATGTCTGCTAAGTTGAACGCAAAAACAGAGTTTTATGAGTTGTTTGAAATGGATGATTTACAGACTATTAAACAAATTATTCTAAACCTCAATAATAATGTAAACCCTCAAAGTTTACAGGCTTAA